Proteins from one Paenibacillus amylolyticus genomic window:
- a CDS encoding alpha/beta hydrolase translates to MRIIKRIILSVVAIVIVVIVGLLAIFAYRSANYYKLVETDKPIEAQYTALGPCKVSYQEFDSENAAFKKNEIWYPSDMNKSKSALPLVIMANGTGITASKYKAVFKHLASWGFIVVGNEDENSRTGASSSASLNFMLRLNKDRTSDFYGKIDVDNIGIGGHSQGGVGTINAVTKQDNGNYYKVMYTASTTSSFWGQEGQLGTDWSYDVSKVHIPSFMVAGTGSFDAGTAEDIMATEGQGIAPLWSLQKNYEDIPDTVTKIMARRINTDHSDMLTHADGYMTAWFMYWLKDEVRAGNVFFGDDAEILTNANWQDVERTQ, encoded by the coding sequence ATGAGAATAATCAAGAGAATTATATTAAGTGTAGTTGCAATCGTAATTGTTGTTATTGTGGGACTTCTTGCAATTTTTGCGTATCGTAGTGCAAATTATTATAAATTAGTGGAGACGGATAAGCCCATTGAAGCACAATATACAGCACTTGGGCCATGCAAGGTTTCCTATCAGGAATTCGACTCAGAGAATGCTGCCTTTAAGAAAAATGAGATTTGGTATCCATCCGACATGAACAAAAGTAAATCTGCACTCCCGCTTGTCATCATGGCAAATGGTACGGGAATTACGGCTTCCAAATACAAAGCGGTTTTTAAACATTTGGCTTCCTGGGGGTTTATTGTAGTGGGTAATGAGGATGAAAATTCAAGAACTGGTGCATCTTCATCAGCCAGTCTTAACTTTATGCTACGCTTAAATAAGGATCGCACCAGTGATTTTTATGGGAAGATCGATGTAGACAACATTGGAATTGGGGGACATTCCCAAGGCGGCGTAGGAACGATTAATGCTGTAACCAAACAGGACAACGGCAACTATTACAAAGTCATGTATACAGCAAGCACGACGTCAAGCTTCTGGGGACAGGAAGGTCAATTGGGAACGGATTGGAGTTATGACGTATCAAAGGTCCATATTCCCTCTTTCATGGTTGCTGGTACAGGATCTTTTGATGCGGGAACTGCCGAAGATATCATGGCAACAGAAGGGCAAGGAATTGCTCCGCTTTGGTCACTACAGAAAAATTATGAGGATATCCCGGACACAGTAACCAAAATTATGGCAAGACGTATCAACACGGATCACAGTGATATGCTTACTCATGCTGATGGATATATGACAGCGTGGTTTATGTACTGGCTGAAAGATGAAGTACGTGCGGGCAATGTATTCTTTGGTGACGATGCTGAGATCCTCACGAATGCGAACTGGCAAGATGTTGAGAGAACTCAATGA
- a CDS encoding pectin acetylesterase-family hydrolase, with protein sequence MKKVFKVLSIILAAIMVVLLCIYLFVLQYPKLKDDPKIDKWYRVTTSDMKASDGSRYRALFKKGSENKVIVYFAGGGVSVNEETARDETFNTKELPIDFLANFTMNMGGIATASDVNPFKDWTVIAFPYATGDFHAGTGEFKFTDKKGKKKTLYHNGYTNFTMTMKEVIEHANIRNPDAVLVTGYSAGGWGASLLSDDVFTNYFPEAKSKTVLVDSSLLLNDDWHSIATDVWKSPKHISDRLVSNNITLDSLTALHKKWGDQVNILFDSSTRDGDLAKVQNYFDAGKMEVDEGKTDIYQQILKESIPKFKKQAGAHLFLWDGLPWYDDPRNLTMHTIIATPHFLDKFENVGMSISDWTMNAVNGNLEDHGLDLVNKTYPSTVGN encoded by the coding sequence ATGAAGAAAGTATTTAAAGTTTTAAGCATTATACTTGCCGCTATTATGGTTGTCTTATTATGTATTTATTTATTTGTTTTGCAATATCCGAAACTAAAAGATGATCCGAAAATTGATAAATGGTATCGTGTTACAACTAGCGATATGAAAGCATCTGATGGAAGCAGATACCGAGCGCTCTTTAAAAAAGGCAGTGAAAATAAAGTGATTGTTTATTTCGCAGGAGGTGGGGTCAGCGTCAATGAAGAAACGGCGAGAGACGAAACTTTTAATACAAAAGAGCTTCCTATCGATTTTTTGGCAAATTTCACAATGAATATGGGCGGAATTGCTACAGCATCGGATGTTAATCCTTTTAAAGATTGGACTGTGATTGCCTTCCCGTATGCTACAGGAGACTTTCATGCAGGAACTGGAGAGTTCAAATTTACAGATAAAAAAGGAAAGAAAAAAACACTGTACCATAATGGATATACTAATTTCACCATGACGATGAAAGAAGTTATTGAGCATGCTAATATTAGAAATCCCGATGCAGTTTTAGTTACAGGCTATAGTGCTGGCGGATGGGGTGCATCGCTCCTTTCCGATGATGTATTTACTAATTATTTTCCAGAAGCAAAGAGTAAGACGGTTTTAGTGGATTCATCTTTGCTTCTCAATGATGACTGGCATAGTATCGCAACAGATGTATGGAAATCACCAAAACATATATCTGACCGATTAGTGTCTAACAATATAACTTTAGACAGCTTAACTGCACTACACAAGAAGTGGGGGGATCAGGTTAACATATTATTTGATTCTTCTACAAGGGACGGAGATCTAGCGAAGGTACAAAATTACTTTGATGCAGGAAAAATGGAGGTCGACGAAGGAAAGACAGATATATATCAGCAAATATTAAAGGAATCGATACCGAAGTTTAAAAAACAAGCTGGAGCCCATTTGTTTCTTTGGGATGGGTTACCATGGTACGATGATCCACGAAATTTAACTATGCACACCATTATAGCTACACCCCATTTTCTCGATAAATTTGAGAATGTAGGTATGTCCATATCCGATTGGACAATGAATGCGGTTAATGGAAATCTGGAAGATCATGGGCTTGATTTAGTTAACAAGACATATCCTTCTACTGTTGGAAACTAA
- a CDS encoding TetR/AcrR family transcriptional regulator, protein MADNKMKSTHVKLQITKSLLDLLKMKELKAISISELTSSAQVSRVSFYRNYDEKEDVLKEYLYHLIDSWHAEYQDSGGTSEDELLGSLFGHFSKHREFYLLLSQRNLFYLLKEILKELFGPKPEYPNFGAYVAAYFSYGLFGWIEEWFARGMQETSEEMTLLLQSRDLNKK, encoded by the coding sequence GTGGCAGATAACAAAATGAAAAGCACACATGTGAAACTGCAAATCACAAAATCACTTCTTGATTTGTTGAAAATGAAAGAACTTAAGGCTATCTCAATCAGTGAACTTACCTCCTCGGCACAAGTCAGTCGCGTTTCGTTTTACAGGAATTATGATGAGAAAGAAGATGTACTAAAGGAATATCTTTATCATTTAATAGACAGTTGGCATGCAGAATATCAAGATAGTGGGGGCACATCGGAAGATGAACTTTTGGGAAGTTTGTTTGGACATTTTAGTAAACACAGAGAGTTTTATCTGCTTCTGAGTCAAAGGAATTTGTTCTATCTGCTGAAGGAAATACTCAAAGAGCTATTCGGACCCAAACCAGAATATCCAAACTTCGGTGCTTATGTAGCGGCTTATTTTTCATATGGGTTGTTCGGCTGGATTGAAGAATGGTTTGCCAGAGGAATGCAGGAAACTTCGGAAGAGATGACTTTGCTTCTGCAAAGTCGTGATTTGAATAAAAAATAA
- a CDS encoding sugar O-acetyltransferase yields the protein MKEDKKKVYYERGTAELREKSLRAQKLVKTYNECDPENEQEKERLIRELFGSVGEGISIDHNFHCDLGYNIHVGRNFYAGYNCTILDMAEVRIGDDCMIAPNVGIYTAGHNVNPKDRNKSGYGIPITIGNNVWIGGHCAVLPGVSIGDHSIIAAGSIVTKDVPANTIVAGNPAKVLKQITE from the coding sequence ATGAAAGAGGATAAAAAAAAGGTTTATTACGAACGTGGGACAGCGGAACTTCGAGAAAAAAGTTTACGAGCCCAAAAGCTTGTGAAGACTTATAATGAGTGCGATCCAGAGAATGAACAAGAAAAAGAACGATTGATACGAGAACTATTCGGCAGCGTAGGTGAAGGTATCAGCATTGATCATAATTTTCATTGTGATTTGGGTTACAACATTCATGTTGGTCGTAACTTTTATGCTGGATACAATTGCACCATATTGGATATGGCGGAGGTTCGTATCGGTGATGATTGCATGATTGCACCTAACGTCGGCATTTATACGGCTGGTCATAATGTTAATCCCAAGGACAGAAATAAATCGGGTTACGGTATTCCTATAACCATAGGGAATAATGTTTGGATTGGAGGGCACTGTGCTGTTCTTCCAGGTGTTTCAATAGGTGATCATTCCATAATTGCTGCCGGTTCAATTGTAACAAAAGATGTGCCAGCAAATACGATAGTCGCTGGGAACCCAGCCAAAGTACTTAAGCAAATCACAGAGTGA
- a CDS encoding carotenoid biosynthesis protein: MGFVFFYAAVFEITASSLGEGFYAYGRSILMLFNIPITVPIIEFLIIYSTLRVLKSVNIPSWTKPFITGLSAMVFDFSLDPVAVKQIFQTMNGTIARWTYYPLAGEPQIYGEPVMNFTGWIYIAGYWTVFILIGECWHKKKGYSKSIGYIYPFLAAILSLACMFSPLSNFLNYMGPFFERTSNMQWVMLITLSVITIGILALAFIKFWDRKVNYSITPKKDFPIMFSFVGFPLVNTIFCIIGGYTEVLWLVVLAQILLLLGWIGIYIMGKKASPNTK; the protein is encoded by the coding sequence ATTGGTTTTGTGTTTTTTTACGCAGCCGTTTTTGAAATTACTGCTTCATCTCTTGGGGAAGGATTTTACGCCTATGGGCGGAGCATTTTAATGTTATTTAATATACCGATTACTGTCCCTATTATTGAGTTTCTGATCATTTATTCCACTTTGCGTGTTCTAAAGTCTGTCAATATACCGTCCTGGACTAAACCATTTATTACGGGATTAAGCGCGATGGTCTTTGATTTTTCACTCGACCCCGTGGCCGTTAAACAAATCTTTCAGACCATGAATGGAACCATTGCAAGATGGACTTATTATCCGCTGGCCGGTGAACCTCAGATCTATGGGGAACCCGTGATGAACTTTACAGGATGGATTTATATAGCGGGGTATTGGACCGTCTTTATTCTAATTGGAGAATGTTGGCATAAAAAGAAAGGCTACAGTAAATCAATTGGTTATATCTATCCGTTTCTGGCGGCAATTCTGTCATTAGCGTGTATGTTCTCACCGTTATCTAACTTCCTTAATTATATGGGGCCCTTCTTCGAAAGAACCTCGAATATGCAATGGGTGATGTTGATTACACTTTCTGTAATTACAATCGGAATTTTAGCATTAGCTTTTATAAAGTTTTGGGACCGGAAAGTTAATTATTCAATCACTCCCAAGAAAGATTTTCCTATCATGTTTTCTTTCGTAGGGTTCCCCCTAGTCAATACGATATTTTGCATTATAGGCGGTTATACGGAAGTGTTGTGGCTGGTCGTTCTGGCTCAGATCTTATTATTGCTAGGTTGGATTGGAATTTACATTATGGGTAAGAAAGCAAGTCCAAACACGAAATAA
- a CDS encoding SDR family oxidoreductase, with amino-acid sequence MKTIAIVGAGAGLGMSIAKKFGQHGFRVALIARNEEKLNQLVIELEQLGIEAASFQADILNKEQIEKAFAAIKEKYGFIDVLEYSPTPSFNSVAPTLDVTEENALYQFQYNVLGALSSVKQVLPDMLDKQSGALLFTTGGASVHPVPMMGNVGIAISGLRNYIFNLNSELADKGVYAGHLSIGIWMQANSGVQDTIADIWYDMYTKRDRVEEFITEDKV; translated from the coding sequence ATGAAAACGATCGCGATTGTTGGAGCAGGAGCAGGTCTAGGAATGTCCATTGCAAAGAAATTTGGACAACACGGCTTTCGCGTAGCGCTTATTGCGCGAAATGAAGAAAAGTTGAACCAACTGGTTATTGAATTAGAACAATTGGGAATCGAAGCTGCTTCTTTTCAAGCGGACATATTGAATAAAGAACAAATTGAGAAGGCTTTTGCTGCTATTAAAGAAAAATACGGATTTATTGATGTTCTTGAATACAGTCCTACGCCGAGCTTTAATTCTGTAGCGCCAACACTAGATGTAACTGAAGAAAATGCATTATACCAATTTCAATATAATGTTTTAGGTGCTTTATCAAGTGTGAAACAAGTGCTTCCGGACATGCTGGATAAGCAAAGCGGTGCTCTGTTATTTACAACGGGAGGTGCTTCAGTACACCCGGTACCGATGATGGGCAATGTGGGGATTGCAATTTCAGGACTTCGCAATTATATCTTTAATTTGAATAGCGAATTAGCTGATAAAGGAGTTTATGCAGGTCACCTTTCGATCGGAATCTGGATGCAGGCGAACTCAGGAGTTCAAGATACAATCGCTGATATTTGGTACGACATGTACACCAAACGTGACAGAGTAGAAGAGTTTATAACTGAAGATAAAGTGTGA
- a CDS encoding TetR/AcrR family transcriptional regulator has translation MADKKTDHRVRYTKMVIKESLLKLLTERSINKVTVTDICSEAGINRNTFYTHYANQFELLSTIENDLYEDIKQVGMSSSNPQTLSYELCKYIKANKTICEVLFSEHGDKELLERILYISHDLTIERWKTKLKYFDPQLFESWYTFTAHGSIAIIKRWVSSGLKESPSKIAAFIDKATESVSKAFYSEEL, from the coding sequence ATGGCAGACAAAAAAACAGATCACAGAGTGAGATATACAAAAATGGTTATCAAAGAAAGCCTGTTGAAGCTGTTGACAGAAAGGTCTATCAATAAAGTTACCGTGACCGACATTTGCAGCGAAGCAGGGATTAACCGCAACACCTTTTATACACACTATGCTAATCAGTTTGAGCTTCTTTCAACGATTGAAAATGATCTTTACGAAGACATTAAGCAAGTTGGGATGAGCTCTTCCAACCCTCAAACGCTATCTTATGAATTATGTAAGTACATAAAAGCGAATAAAACGATATGTGAGGTTCTGTTCTCAGAGCATGGCGATAAAGAATTATTAGAACGAATCCTTTATATCAGTCACGATTTAACTATTGAACGATGGAAGACAAAATTAAAATATTTTGATCCACAATTATTTGAGTCCTGGTATACGTTCACCGCTCATGGCAGTATAGCCATAATTAAAAGGTGGGTGAGTAGTGGTCTGAAGGAAAGCCCTAGTAAAATTGCAGCTTTTATTGATAAAGCTACAGAATCCGTATCTAAAGCTTTCTATTCTGAAGAATTGTAG
- a CDS encoding DapH/DapD/GlmU-related protein: MEFTIGDNVWIGAGAIILPGVTVGENSVIVLDKKYVLARGVYALLASTYFYIIWLGYMNIQDDSSRPVEILAISSSRVWYDSWHNRLSVVILQCIQSTTHLMCILPVN, from the coding sequence ATGGAATTCACTATTGGCGACAATGTCTGGATCGGTGCTGGAGCCATCATATTACCAGGCGTAACGGTCGGCGAGAACAGTGTAATCGTACTTGATAAAAAATACGTGCTAGCTAGGGGTGTTTACGCCCTCCTTGCTAGCACGTATTTTTACATAATATGGTTGGGTTATATGAACATACAGGATGATTCGTCGCGCCCTGTCGAGATTTTAGCGATCAGTTCATCACGAGTCTGGTACGATTCATGGCACAATAGGTTATCAGTTGTTATATTGCAATGTATTCAAAGTACAACACATCTAATGTGTATTCTGCCCGTTAATTGA
- a CDS encoding RICIN domain-containing protein — MKYQRSFVLVWIGCLLLSAVSILSYVPSNTAEALGAQSGETSSEVQYPVQEVLIVGETDRNLALQEHDNSRIHTELSSGESNQRWRLSTSDGIYFQIINMKTNKPLSQNDLTDTTVTHDATVSDTDENSQLWQFVGADKDAYGDFYNYAIVSKNDSNLVLTEGTSNNMLTLSHYIGSANQKWKLNSSGIVGYAGFVEQNGKIKTGTTGGLLGETIEVRDYPSLKKALNDDLPRTIIVAANIDLSVEPVVTKIGSNKTIIGSYFAHTLTNPRFVTDDPYGVTGVSNNIILKNLNIEVDNRPGLINLSVYGSRNVWVDHCTFDSNMPVDVNEVGKYIWVNHSGSRDLDPDYYTISYSKFSNRYWAVTFGAKSIDQNNATVAYNYFDSCVRRTPETGNGRLHALNNFIERDNSYEDFPYAAILGAYEAHTYSEGNRFENFHRLSTGYWDKELMSTYVMDVGSYTDSGVTSTAMPYAYKMYATDVVTSYNPSVDYSYKVIQAYDGVNGNDVKKFNIEHTGSVSNYTDLKYIEYPEFAHYLLHK, encoded by the coding sequence ATGAAATACCAGCGTTCGTTTGTACTCGTATGGATAGGCTGCTTGTTATTAAGTGCCGTATCCATACTGAGTTACGTTCCATCAAATACAGCTGAGGCTCTTGGTGCTCAATCCGGTGAAACTTCAAGTGAAGTACAGTATCCCGTTCAAGAAGTATTGATTGTGGGAGAAACAGACCGAAACTTAGCGCTTCAGGAGCATGACAACAGTCGCATACACACTGAACTTTCATCTGGAGAAAGTAATCAACGATGGAGACTATCGACTTCAGATGGCATCTATTTTCAGATCATTAACATGAAAACAAATAAACCACTATCACAAAATGATCTGACGGACACAACGGTCACGCATGATGCTACTGTCTCCGACACCGATGAAAATTCGCAATTGTGGCAATTCGTTGGTGCCGATAAGGATGCCTATGGTGACTTTTATAACTACGCCATTGTCAGTAAAAATGACTCCAACCTGGTTTTGACTGAAGGAACATCTAACAACATGTTGACACTCTCCCATTACATAGGATCAGCTAATCAGAAATGGAAACTCAACTCGTCTGGTATCGTTGGTTATGCAGGGTTTGTTGAACAAAACGGTAAAATTAAAACAGGAACAACAGGTGGGTTACTTGGTGAGACAATTGAAGTAAGGGACTACCCATCCTTGAAAAAAGCACTGAATGATGATCTGCCGAGAACGATTATCGTAGCCGCTAATATTGACCTTAGTGTTGAGCCTGTGGTTACCAAAATAGGCTCAAATAAAACCATCATAGGTTCATACTTCGCACACACATTAACGAATCCTCGCTTCGTCACAGACGACCCCTATGGTGTCACTGGTGTAAGTAACAATATTATTCTGAAAAATCTCAATATCGAAGTGGACAATCGACCAGGATTGATCAATCTCTCTGTATATGGTTCTAGAAATGTGTGGGTAGACCATTGCACGTTTGATTCTAATATGCCTGTTGACGTTAATGAGGTAGGGAAATACATATGGGTAAACCACAGCGGTAGTCGGGATTTAGATCCGGATTATTACACCATCTCGTATTCGAAATTCTCGAATCGCTACTGGGCTGTTACGTTTGGAGCAAAGTCAATCGATCAAAATAATGCTACAGTAGCCTATAATTACTTTGATTCTTGTGTTCGGAGAACACCAGAAACGGGAAATGGGAGACTGCATGCATTGAATAACTTCATCGAGCGGGATAACAGTTACGAAGATTTTCCGTATGCTGCGATTCTTGGTGCATATGAGGCACACACGTATTCAGAAGGGAACCGCTTTGAAAATTTCCACAGATTAAGCACTGGTTATTGGGATAAAGAGTTAATGTCCACTTATGTAATGGATGTAGGTTCTTACACAGATAGTGGCGTGACATCGACAGCTATGCCTTATGCTTACAAAATGTATGCTACGGACGTAGTTACATCGTATAACCCTTCTGTTGACTACAGCTACAAAGTTATTCAAGCTTATGACGGAGTAAACGGAAATGATGTGAAGAAGTTTAATATAGAACATACGGGAAGTGTTAGTAACTATACTGATCTTAAGTATATTGAGTATCCGGAATTCGCTCATTACTTGCTGCACAAATAA
- a CDS encoding DsbA family oxidoreductase → MKIEIWSDYVCPFCYIGKRRLESALEQFAHPNEVFIEYRSFELNPQTSMYSGKSMHQILSEKHGMSLEQAKEAHAELEQQAALMGLVYNIDQIKPTNTFDAHRLTQYAKSVGKDQELAEKLFYSYYTDGKLISDYATLADIAESVGMDRDESMAVLHNLSKYASEVRSDEATAKQLGITGAPFFVIDRKYAISGAQPTEVFLKALNQASQ, encoded by the coding sequence ATGAAAATCGAGATATGGTCGGATTATGTTTGTCCATTTTGTTATATTGGGAAACGACGATTAGAGTCTGCACTGGAGCAATTCGCTCATCCGAATGAAGTGTTCATTGAATATAGAAGCTTTGAACTTAATCCGCAAACATCCATGTACTCAGGCAAAAGTATGCATCAAATCCTTTCTGAGAAACATGGTATGAGTCTCGAACAAGCGAAAGAGGCACATGCTGAACTTGAACAACAAGCAGCACTGATGGGTCTCGTGTATAATATCGACCAAATAAAGCCCACCAATACGTTTGATGCGCATCGTTTAACCCAGTATGCCAAATCTGTGGGTAAAGATCAGGAATTAGCAGAGAAGCTTTTCTATTCTTATTACACGGACGGCAAACTAATCAGCGATTATGCTACATTAGCAGACATTGCAGAATCCGTTGGAATGGACAGAGATGAGTCCATGGCAGTTCTCCATAATCTCTCCAAATATGCTAGCGAAGTGCGTTCAGATGAAGCTACAGCAAAACAATTAGGGATTACAGGAGCACCATTCTTTGTCATTGATAGAAAATACGCGATATCCGGCGCACAACCAACAGAGGTATTTTTAAAAGCTCTTAACCAAGCATCTCAGTAA
- a CDS encoding prolyl oligopeptidase family serine peptidase — translation MVFEMVGPPSFYPEDWATYGLDQNPEAAAGLFSIMSGNTITTDMIGTASYDEAVKDISPFMWIDKNSVPLLAAYGKHDRVAPFGTVKYLINALEENNVPHDYFEFPHSGHGLQNDNKLYAQYIDKLNEYLKRYMPTE, via the coding sequence ATGGTGTTTGAGATGGTGGGTCCGCCAAGCTTCTATCCAGAGGACTGGGCTACCTACGGTTTGGATCAGAATCCAGAGGCAGCAGCAGGCTTATTCAGCATTATGTCTGGTAACACGATTACAACCGACATGATCGGAACTGCAAGCTACGATGAAGCTGTTAAAGATATTTCACCGTTTATGTGGATTGATAAAAATTCTGTACCTTTACTAGCTGCCTATGGAAAACACGATAGAGTAGCACCGTTCGGGACAGTAAAATATCTGATCAACGCATTAGAGGAAAACAACGTTCCCCATGATTACTTCGAGTTCCCCCACTCGGGACACGGTCTGCAAAATGACAATAAGCTTTATGCACAATATATTGATAAGCTAAACGAATATCTGAAACGTTACATGCCAACCGAATAA
- a CDS encoding ABC transporter ATP-binding protein yields MMNLNLINIKKTYKSGEHVTAVKGVTVGFRQHELVSILGPSGCGKTSLLNIIGGLDQYESGDLVINGISTTKYKEQDWDAYRNHSIGFVFQSYNLIGHQTILQNVEIAMTLSGVKPAERKRRAKQALSEVGLSEHMKKKPNQLSGGQMQRVAIARALVNNPVGSSLRMNQQVH; encoded by the coding sequence ATGATGAATCTTAATTTAATCAATATTAAAAAAACGTATAAGAGCGGTGAACATGTTACAGCCGTAAAAGGAGTAACGGTTGGTTTTCGTCAACATGAACTGGTTTCCATACTCGGGCCGTCGGGATGCGGTAAAACTTCGCTTTTGAACATTATTGGTGGGTTAGATCAATACGAGAGTGGAGATCTAGTGATTAATGGAATTTCCACCACAAAGTATAAAGAACAGGATTGGGATGCTTATCGTAACCATTCTATCGGTTTTGTATTTCAGAGTTATAACTTAATAGGACACCAAACCATATTACAGAATGTCGAAATCGCAATGACACTATCTGGGGTTAAGCCGGCTGAGAGGAAAAGAAGAGCCAAACAAGCGCTAAGCGAGGTAGGACTCTCCGAACATATGAAGAAAAAGCCAAACCAGTTGTCGGGAGGACAGATGCAGCGGGTTGCCATTGCAAGAGCACTGGTAAATAATCCTGTTGGTTCATCCTTGCGGATGAACCAACAGGTGCACTAG
- a CDS encoding response regulator transcription factor: MFQILVVEDDINTAKLMKTIIGSAGYDVFLAENGIVALDLLDRQHIDLIVLDIMMPHMDGFELAHTIREGRNDIPILMVSAKHLPADKRRGFMAGTDDYMVKPVDEDEMLLRMKALLRRAKIQNERMLKLGKITLQYDELSVTREDEVQTLPQKEFYLLYKLLSYPDKIFTRIQLMDEIWGMDSETSDITLNVHINRLRKRFGDYPEFEIISIRGIGYKAVKHSE, translated from the coding sequence ATGTTTCAAATCCTCGTTGTAGAAGACGATATAAATACCGCTAAATTAATGAAAACGATTATAGGATCTGCAGGGTACGATGTCTTTCTGGCGGAGAATGGCATTGTGGCATTGGATTTGTTAGACAGGCAACATATTGATTTGATTGTTCTTGATATCATGATGCCTCATATGGATGGATTCGAATTGGCTCACACGATCCGAGAGGGCAGAAATGATATCCCTATATTGATGGTTAGTGCCAAACATCTACCCGCTGACAAACGTAGAGGCTTCATGGCAGGAACAGATGATTATATGGTCAAACCCGTGGACGAAGACGAAATGCTTCTGCGAATGAAAGCTTTGTTGCGTCGAGCCAAGATCCAGAACGAACGGATGCTTAAACTAGGTAAAATTACACTTCAATACGATGAATTGTCGGTGACAAGAGAAGATGAAGTGCAGACACTACCGCAGAAGGAATTTTATTTATTGTACAAATTGCTGTCTTATCCGGACAAAATTTTTACCCGTATTCAATTAATGGACGAAATTTGGGGCATGGACTCCGAAACTAGCGATATCACGTTAAATGTTCACATTAACCGATTACGAAAGCGATTTGGCGATTATCCCGAATTTGAGATTATATCTATCCGAGGAATTGGCTATAAGGCGGTAAAACATAGTGAGTAG
- a CDS encoding HAMP domain-containing sensor histidine kinase, translating to MNFIKERSLRGFGLTFMFTFIVLFILLVSIFLSLVIVVFFVYIGLYPSPPVEDPDSGGALVLITYFGTVSILVSILASLVFSRIPLSPIRKVIRASEELAKGNFSVRIQLKGPKELRKLNRSFNHMAEELGSLEMLRSDFINNFSHEFKTPIVSLRGYAKVLKRKNLTDDERNDYLDIIINESERLAELATNVLQLSKVESQAIITEKTSFNLTEHIRTVIVLLEPKWSAKHISFQFDSSELMVTANEDMLSQVWINLLDNAIKYSPSYSEITIAMNSKDQQVRISIHNNGPGINESQQKNIFDKFYQGDSSHSSPGNGLGLSIAHKIVALHGGTIQVASSDDTGTTFEVTLPSI from the coding sequence ATGAATTTTATTAAAGAGAGGTCTCTCCGTGGATTTGGACTAACGTTTATGTTTACGTTCATTGTGTTGTTTATTTTGCTCGTCTCTATTTTTCTTTCGCTGGTCATCGTCGTATTTTTTGTCTATATCGGACTTTACCCTTCTCCTCCAGTCGAAGATCCAGATTCAGGTGGCGCTTTGGTTCTTATTACATATTTTGGAACGGTGAGTATTCTGGTCAGTATCCTTGCATCGTTGGTATTTAGCCGAATACCGCTCTCTCCGATTCGAAAAGTCATACGTGCGTCTGAAGAATTGGCCAAAGGAAACTTTTCGGTTCGTATTCAGCTTAAAGGGCCAAAAGAGCTAAGAAAACTGAACAGAAGTTTTAATCACATGGCTGAAGAACTCGGTAGTCTTGAAATGTTACGTTCCGATTTTATAAACAATTTTTCGCATGAATTCAAAACACCGATTGTTTCTTTGCGAGGCTACGCAAAAGTACTGAAAAGAAAAAACTTAACCGATGATGAACGCAATGATTATTTGGATATCATCATCAATGAATCTGAACGGTTGGCTGAACTTGCTACGAATGTGCTTCAGTTATCGAAGGTCGAAAGCCAAGCCATTATTACGGAGAAAACGTCATTCAACTTAACTGAACACATCCGCACGGTGATTGTATTGTTGGAGCCGAAATGGTCTGCGAAGCACATAAGCTTTCAGTTCGATTCGTCTGAACTGATGGTTACCGCCAATGAGGATATGCTTAGTCAGGTTTGGATCAATCTTCTGGACAATGCCATTAAGTATTCACCTTCATATTCCGAGATCACAATCGCTATGAATTCGAAGGATCAACAGGTTCGTATATCGATTCACAACAATGGTCCTGGGATTAATGAGAGTCAGCAAAAAAACATTTTTGATAAATTCTATCAAGGAGATTCATCTCATTCTTCCCCTGGTAATGGATTGGGTCTGAGCATTGCACATAAGATTGTTGCACTGCATGGTGGGACAATTCAGGTTGCAAGCTCTGATGACACAGGTACAACTTTTGAAGTGACTCTTCCTTCAATCTAG